The following are encoded together in the Malaya genurostris strain Urasoe2022 chromosome 3, Malgen_1.1, whole genome shotgun sequence genome:
- the LOC131437143 gene encoding exosome complex component RRP41, whose translation MELLSDEGLRLDGRRSNELRRIQCKLGVFSQPDGSAYIEQGNTKVLAAVYGPHQAPGKKSNHEEVIVNCQYSMATFSTGERKKRPRGDRKSQEMTIHLQQALSAAIKTELYPKSQIDVYIEVLMADGGNYCASVNAATLALIDAGVCLKEYVCACTASLAGKVPLMDVSNLEEMSGGPTLTVASLPSSGKIAFMEMSQRFHLDHLPNVLETALQGCREVQKIIDQAVRDHVTQLGQAGDWGSIGK comes from the coding sequence ATGGAACTGCTTTCGGATGAAGGGCTACGCCTGGATGGACGTCGATCAAATGAATTGCGAAGGATTCAATGCAAGCTTGGAGTTTTCAGTCAACCAGACGGAAGCGCATACATTGAGCAAGGCAACACTAAAGTACTGGCTGCGGTCTACGGACCGCACCAGGCACCGGGTAAAAAGAGCAACCACGAAGAAGTAATTGTGAACTGTCAGTACAGTATGGCCACGTTTTCCACTGGAGAGCGTAAAAAACGTCCCCGTGGCGACAGAAAAAGCCAGGAGATGACAATTCACCTGCAGCAAGCATTGAGTGCGGCTATCAAAACGGAACTTTAcccaaaaagccaaatcgatgtGTACATCGAAGTGCTGATGGCGGACGGTGGTAACTACTGTGCGTCCGTAAATGCAGCCACGCTAGCCCTTATCGATGCGGGGGTTTGCTTGAAAGAGTACGTATGTGCTTGCACGGCATCGTTGGCGGGGAAAGTTCCTCTGATGGACgtttcaaatttagaagaaatgaGCGGTGGACCGACTCTAACTGTTGCTTCTCTGCCTAGTAGTGGTAAGATTGCATTTATGGAAATGTCCCAGCGATTCCATCTAGACCATTTACCGAACGTTCTCGAAACGGCACTGCAAGGCTGTCGGGAAGTGCAAAAAATCATCGACCAAGCCGTTAGAGATCACGTAACTCAGTTGGGGCAGGCTGGCGATTGGGGAAGTATTGGAAAATAA
- the LOC131437142 gene encoding peptide chain release factor 1-like, mitochondrial codes for MFLRRICCLGATIQRKRLIVSNVLQQKQRSIACVLRFPSLAQQHPLGSRSEDGFQISDESIQNYLENIRLEYYSLKVMDQPNKKDVKRLALLSHVVEMYEQRRIIVDNLKSLQEMGSEKDEDMLQLMKEETEAYANILTKLDNEIMDGILSMDDEEDFNSLILEVAAGVGGQEAMLFAREVFDMYCGFVEHKGWDVEIMEIEDTELGGIRHASILITGRDAYRYLKFEAGVHRVQRVPATEKAARIHTSTATVSVVPRPDEFHIDLKEKDLKIETKRASGAGGQHVNTTDSAVRIVHIPSGIAVECQEDRSQVKNKELAKQKLLAKLTQQELEAKFNSSQSMKKSQVGSSLRNEKIRTYNYNQDRITDHRVEGGTTHNLKAFMEGGDQLDNMIAKLQAAHRKRQLMEIINSTVTEND; via the exons ATGTTCCTTAGACGGATCTGCTGTTTGGGAGCAACAATTCAGCGAAAACGTCTGATTGTGAGCAATGTGCTTCAACAAAAACAAAGATCGATTGCCTGTGTGTTACGATTTCCGTCACTTGCCCAGCAGCACCCGTTAGGATCTCGATCCGAGGATGGGTTTCAGATTAGTGATGAAAGCATTCAAAATTATCTGGAAAACATACGTCTGGAATATTACTCGCTGAAAGTAATGGATCAACCGAATAAGAAAGACGTCAAACGATTGGCGTTGTTATCGCACGTAGTTGAAATGTACGAGCAGCGAAGAATAATTGTTGATAACCTGAAGTCTCTACAGGAGATGGGATCTGAAAAGGACGAAGATATGCTGCAATTGATGAAAGAGGAAACAGAG GCATATGCAAATATTCTTACAAAGTTGGACAATGAAATTATGGACGGCATTCTTTCGATGGATGATGAAGAAGATTTCAACTCGTTGATTTTGGAAGTAGCTGCAGGTGTGGGAGGACAGGAAGCAATGCTGTTTGCACGAGAAGTTTTCGACATGTACTGCGGATTTGTCGAGCACAAGGGATGGGATGTTGAAATAATGgaaattgaagataccgaaTTGGGCGGTATAAGGCACGCTTCCATATTAATCACAGGTAGGGATGCTTATAGGTATTTGAAATTCGAGGCTGGTGTTCATCGAGTCCAGAGGGTTCCAGCAACAGAGAAGGCTGCTAGGATACACACCAGTACTGCAACTGTATCGGTTGTACCACGACCAGATGAATTTCACATTGATCTGAAAGAGAAAGACttaaaaattgaaaccaaacGTGCCAGTGGTGCTGGTGGTCAACACGTCAATACAACCGACAGCGCTGTTCGCATTGTTCACATCCCATCCGGAATAGCAGTAGAATGTCAAGAAGATCGCTCTCAAGTGAAAAATAAAGAATTAGCTAAACAAAAGCTGTTAGCTAAATTGACTCAGCAAGAGTTGGAAGCGAAATTTAATAGTAGCCAATCTATGAAAAAATCGCAGGTGGGTTCTAGTTTGCGAAACGAAAAAATACGCACTTACAATTACAACCAGGATCGCATTACCGATCACCGAGTAGAGGGCGGAACAACGCATAATTTGAAAGCATTCATGGAAGGAGGAGATCAGCTTGATAACATGATTGCTAAGCTGCAGGCAGCTCACCGGAAAAGACAATTGATGGAAATTATTAACAGCACTGTTACTGAGAATGATTAG